In Amycolatopsis coloradensis, one genomic interval encodes:
- a CDS encoding helix-turn-helix domain-containing protein gives MRHADSETDREAGHQTETFDGELVPDARGRTRRPEPDCPVEVALAAISGRWTTLVLRELMGGARSFSDLRTALPGLSAKVLTERLGDLTARRLAVREELPGFPSRTSYRLTEAGLSLRPLLIELYRSGSALQALTQ, from the coding sequence ATGCGTCATGCGGACAGCGAAACCGACCGCGAAGCAGGTCACCAAACGGAAACCTTCGACGGCGAACTCGTCCCGGACGCCCGCGGCCGGACGCGGAGGCCGGAGCCGGACTGTCCGGTCGAGGTCGCGCTCGCCGCGATCTCGGGCCGCTGGACGACGCTGGTCCTTCGGGAGCTGATGGGCGGCGCCCGATCCTTTAGCGACCTCCGCACGGCGTTGCCCGGTTTGTCCGCGAAGGTGCTGACAGAGCGCCTCGGCGACCTGACCGCGCGCCGCCTCGCCGTCCGCGAGGAACTGCCGGGCTTCCCGAGCCGGACCAGCTATCGGCTCACCGAGGCGGGACTCTCGCTGCGGCCGCTGCTGATCGAGCTGTACCGCTCGGGCTCGGCGCTACAGGCCCTCACGCAGTAG
- a CDS encoding DUF309 domain-containing protein gives MTDRDRDEAGRARNARPRDGLGRPLPYGADGVERQPEGIERSPEDTVSEAQRLLDAGRPFHAHEVFEDAWKSTDGPERELWRGLAQLAVGLTHAARGNGNGAASLLERGAENIEPFREARPHGIDVPGLQVWARTMAEEVKVRARVEPVAPRLLREGL, from the coding sequence ATGACCGACCGGGACCGTGACGAAGCCGGACGAGCCCGCAACGCGCGCCCGCGGGATGGTCTCGGCAGGCCGCTTCCGTACGGCGCCGACGGTGTCGAACGCCAGCCCGAGGGCATCGAACGGAGCCCCGAGGACACCGTTTCCGAGGCGCAGCGCCTGCTCGACGCGGGCCGCCCGTTTCACGCGCACGAGGTGTTCGAGGACGCGTGGAAGTCCACCGACGGGCCCGAGCGGGAGCTGTGGCGCGGTCTCGCGCAGCTCGCCGTGGGCCTGACCCACGCGGCCAGGGGGAACGGGAACGGCGCGGCGTCGCTGCTGGAGCGCGGCGCCGAGAACATCGAGCCGTTTCGCGAGGCCCGGCCGCACGGGATCGACGTCCCGGGCTTGCAGGTTTGGGCGCGGACCATGGCTGAAGAGGTGAAGGTGCGTGCGCGGGTGGAGCCGGTCGCGCCGCGCCTACTGCGTGAGGGCCTGTAG
- a CDS encoding isoprenyl transferase, which yields MSLRSFLSDVVYSAYGRRLIQQAKGRHPRHIAIMLDGNRRWAREAGFTDVADGHRAGAKKIADFLSWCNEADVEVVTMWLLSTDNLGRAAEELSPLLKIITDVTDELAAPHTPWRLRIVGALDLLPPEVAKALSAAAERTEGRTGMEVNVAVGYGGRQEIADAVRKLLLQHADEGTSIRELAKILDVDHISEHMYTSGQPDPDLIIRTSGEQRLSGFLLWQSAHSEFWFTEAYWPAFRRVDFLRAMRDYAWRHRRFGS from the coding sequence GTGAGTCTTCGGTCCTTCTTGTCAGACGTCGTGTACAGCGCCTACGGCAGGCGCCTGATCCAGCAGGCCAAGGGGCGCCATCCACGCCACATCGCCATCATGCTGGACGGGAACCGCCGCTGGGCGCGCGAAGCGGGCTTCACCGACGTCGCCGACGGGCACCGGGCGGGCGCCAAGAAGATCGCCGACTTCCTGAGCTGGTGCAACGAGGCCGACGTCGAGGTCGTCACCATGTGGCTGCTCTCGACGGACAACCTCGGCCGCGCGGCCGAGGAACTGAGCCCGTTGCTGAAGATCATCACCGACGTCACCGACGAACTCGCCGCGCCGCACACGCCTTGGCGGCTTCGCATCGTGGGGGCACTCGACCTGCTGCCCCCGGAGGTCGCGAAGGCCCTCAGCGCGGCCGCGGAGCGCACCGAGGGGCGCACCGGGATGGAGGTCAACGTCGCGGTCGGTTACGGAGGGCGTCAGGAGATCGCCGACGCGGTCCGCAAACTCCTGCTCCAGCACGCCGACGAGGGCACCTCGATCCGCGAGCTCGCGAAGATATTGGACGTCGACCACATATCCGAACACATGTACACCTCGGGTCAGCCGGATCCGGATCTGATTATCCGCACCTCGGGTGAGCAGCGGCTTTCCGGATTTCTGCTCTGGCAATCGGCGCATTCGGAATTCTGGTTCACCGAAGCTTATTGGCCCGCGTTTCGCCGGGTCGATTTCCTGCGCGCCATGCGCGATTACGCGTGGCGGCACCGGCGCTTCGGTTCCTGA
- a CDS encoding glycoside hydrolase family 28 protein, with the protein MDGRFPRRWLIKGGLVVAASPLLAPTAWAAPALPWPAANDIVARTKRPVFPDRIFSVLDFGAKGDGKTDNTAAIRKAIDAANARGGGHVVVPKGTFVTGAVYLKSNVDLHLKAGAVLAFGSDASKFPNVLTRYEGIECVNRSPMIYAYQESNIAVTGQGTLDAAGTASWNKGKDREYLEALVADGIPPEKRIVPGSGHAMRSTFVEPYSCDTVLIQGITLKNPMFWQLHPTLCRNVTIDGVRTDASTARSNTDACDPESCDHVVIVNSHLGAHDDNVALKAGRDDDGRRVGVPCRNIVVANCVMDGNWGAITCGSEQTGGIRDVYAYNLTVTGETKYGLYVKSNTLRGGFTENVNLHSVSGTFVRSVAYVLPDYNGQTGAYVPRFGPFTISHSASTRCGQAAFDVRGLPNSHVRGLRVSECRFDGVANTENVLKHVDDLRFENTTINGRPV; encoded by the coding sequence ATGGACGGCAGATTCCCCCGGCGTTGGCTGATCAAGGGCGGTCTCGTGGTGGCCGCGAGCCCACTGCTCGCGCCCACCGCCTGGGCGGCCCCAGCTCTCCCGTGGCCGGCGGCCAACGACATCGTCGCGCGGACGAAACGGCCGGTCTTCCCGGACCGGATTTTCTCGGTGCTCGACTTCGGCGCCAAGGGTGACGGGAAGACCGACAACACCGCCGCGATCAGGAAGGCGATCGACGCGGCCAACGCACGCGGCGGTGGGCACGTCGTCGTGCCGAAAGGCACCTTCGTCACCGGCGCCGTGTATCTCAAGAGCAACGTGGACCTGCACCTCAAGGCGGGCGCCGTGCTCGCCTTCGGTTCCGACGCCTCGAAGTTCCCGAACGTGCTCACCCGCTACGAGGGCATCGAGTGCGTGAACCGGTCGCCGATGATCTACGCGTACCAGGAATCCAACATCGCGGTGACCGGGCAGGGCACGCTCGACGCGGCGGGCACGGCGTCCTGGAACAAGGGCAAGGACCGTGAGTACCTGGAAGCGCTGGTGGCCGACGGAATCCCGCCGGAGAAGCGGATCGTTCCCGGTTCCGGGCACGCCATGCGGTCCACGTTCGTCGAGCCGTATTCGTGCGACACCGTGCTCATCCAGGGCATCACGCTGAAGAACCCGATGTTCTGGCAGCTGCATCCCACGCTGTGCCGGAACGTCACGATCGACGGCGTCCGCACGGACGCGAGCACCGCGCGTTCCAACACCGACGCCTGCGATCCGGAGTCCTGCGACCACGTGGTGATCGTGAACTCCCACCTCGGGGCGCACGACGACAACGTCGCGCTCAAGGCGGGCCGGGACGACGACGGGCGCAGGGTCGGCGTGCCGTGCCGGAACATCGTCGTCGCGAACTGCGTGATGGACGGGAACTGGGGCGCGATCACCTGCGGCAGCGAGCAGACCGGCGGCATCCGCGACGTCTACGCGTACAACCTCACCGTCACCGGCGAGACGAAATACGGGCTGTACGTCAAGTCGAACACCTTGCGCGGCGGTTTCACCGAAAACGTCAACCTCCACAGTGTCTCCGGCACGTTCGTCCGCTCGGTCGCGTACGTCCTGCCGGACTACAACGGACAGACCGGCGCGTACGTCCCTCGGTTCGGGCCGTTCACCATCAGCCACTCCGCGAGCACGAGATGCGGGCAAGCGGCGTTCGACGTCCGAGGGTTGCCCAACTCACACGTTCGGGGACTGCGGGTGAGCGAGTGCCGCTTCGACGGCGTCGCGAACACGGAAAACGTCCTGAAACACGTCGATGACCTGCGGTTCGAGAACACGACGATCAACGGGCGGCCGGTCTGA
- the trhA gene encoding PAQR family membrane homeostasis protein TrhA — MDTRPRLRGHIHFWSFFGAVAGAATLISLAASTVSGIAALSTSVYGLTVLGVFGVSALYHRRLWSPRAYEWMKRADHSMIFLFIAGTYTPFTLLAMSQPTGYIVLAIVWGGAIGGVTLKMLWPNAPRWLGVPIYIALGWVAVFVLPELATHAGVAALVLLCVGGLFYTLGAVFYAVKWPNHFPDTFGYHEYFHACTVLAAVSHYIAIWLAMYA, encoded by the coding sequence GTGGACACGCGTCCTCGGTTGCGTGGGCACATCCACTTCTGGTCCTTCTTCGGCGCCGTCGCCGGAGCCGCGACTCTCATCAGCCTCGCGGCGTCCACTGTGTCGGGTATCGCCGCTTTGTCCACTTCGGTCTACGGCCTGACCGTGCTCGGCGTCTTCGGCGTCAGCGCGCTGTACCACCGTCGCTTGTGGAGCCCACGAGCATACGAATGGATGAAGCGCGCCGACCATTCGATGATCTTCCTGTTCATCGCCGGCACCTACACGCCGTTCACCCTTCTGGCGATGTCCCAGCCGACCGGGTACATCGTGCTCGCGATCGTATGGGGCGGCGCGATCGGCGGCGTCACCCTGAAGATGCTGTGGCCGAACGCGCCACGCTGGCTCGGCGTGCCGATCTACATCGCGCTGGGCTGGGTCGCCGTCTTCGTCCTGCCGGAACTGGCCACGCACGCCGGTGTCGCGGCGCTCGTCCTGCTCTGCGTGGGCGGGCTGTTCTACACGCTGGGGGCGGTGTTCTACGCGGTGAAGTGGCCGAACCACTTCCCGGACACCTTCGGGTACCACGAGTACTTCCACGCCTGCACGGTTCTCGCCGCGGTTTCCCACTACATCGCGATCTGGCTGGCCATGTACGCCTAG
- a CDS encoding nuclear transport factor 2 family protein → MTHFPSVPLTAGPAEHPFVFQTAFNTGSAEILDTVYEPDAVFVRRDGVRVSGAERRAANGGILALGQPIKVTPRQVHVSGDLALLIVDWVIEGHLAATATDVARRGEDGLWRYVIDNPFGLGAP, encoded by the coding sequence ATGACGCATTTCCCCAGTGTGCCGTTGACCGCCGGCCCCGCCGAACACCCCTTCGTCTTCCAAACCGCCTTCAACACCGGATCCGCCGAAATCCTCGACACCGTCTACGAGCCGGACGCCGTGTTCGTCCGCCGGGACGGCGTGCGGGTGAGCGGCGCGGAACGCCGGGCCGCGAACGGCGGGATCCTCGCGCTCGGGCAGCCCATCAAGGTCACTCCGCGCCAGGTGCACGTGTCCGGTGACCTGGCCTTGCTGATCGTCGACTGGGTCATCGAGGGTCACCTCGCCGCGACGGCCACCGACGTCGCGAGACGGGGAGAGGACGGACTCTGGCGCTACGTGATCGACAACCCCTTCGGTCTCGGCGCACCTTGA
- a CDS encoding PhoH family protein gives MLDTSVLLSDPWSVTRFAEHAVVLPLVVISELEAKRHHPELGWFAREALRMLDDLRRQHGRLDAPIPIGEHGGTLQVELNHSDPTVLPVGFRTDSNDHRILACALNLAAERASVTLVTKDIPLRVKAGAVGLEADEYRAQEVTPSGWTGMADVDVPQTLVDALFSGSSVDPAEFGMPEVGELPCHTGLRLLAGSSSALGRVTADKRIRLVRGDKEAFGLHGRSAEQRVALDLLLDSDVGIVSLGGRAGTGKSALALCAGLESVMERRQHRKVVVFRPVYAVGGQDLGYLPGSESEKMQPWAQAVFDTLGGLVSQDVLDEVFDRGMLEVLPLTHIRGRSLHDTFVIVDEAQSLERNVLLTVLSRLGTASRVVLTHDVAQRDNLRVGRHDGVSAVIEKLKGHPLFAHITLTRSERSPIAALVTEMLEDHG, from the coding sequence GTGCTCGACACGTCGGTCCTGCTCTCTGACCCCTGGTCGGTGACCCGGTTCGCCGAACACGCGGTCGTGCTCCCGCTGGTCGTCATCAGTGAACTGGAGGCGAAACGTCACCATCCCGAACTGGGGTGGTTCGCGCGCGAAGCGCTTCGCATGCTCGACGACCTGCGTCGTCAGCACGGCAGGCTCGACGCGCCGATCCCGATCGGTGAGCACGGCGGCACCCTGCAGGTGGAGTTGAACCACTCCGACCCCACGGTGCTCCCGGTCGGCTTCCGCACCGACTCCAACGACCACCGCATCCTCGCCTGTGCGCTCAACCTGGCGGCGGAACGCGCGTCGGTCACGCTGGTGACGAAGGACATCCCCTTGCGTGTCAAAGCGGGCGCCGTCGGCCTCGAAGCCGACGAGTACCGCGCGCAGGAGGTGACGCCCTCGGGCTGGACGGGGATGGCGGACGTGGACGTCCCGCAGACCCTGGTCGACGCGCTGTTCAGCGGGTCTTCCGTGGATCCGGCGGAATTCGGGATGCCGGAGGTCGGTGAACTGCCCTGTCACACCGGGCTCAGGCTGCTCGCGGGCAGTTCGAGCGCGCTGGGGCGGGTCACCGCGGACAAGCGGATCCGGCTCGTCCGGGGCGACAAGGAGGCGTTCGGGCTGCACGGCCGGTCGGCCGAGCAGCGGGTGGCGCTGGATCTCCTGCTGGACTCCGACGTCGGCATCGTCTCCCTGGGCGGACGAGCGGGCACGGGCAAGTCGGCGCTCGCGCTCTGCGCGGGCCTGGAGTCGGTGATGGAACGCCGCCAGCATCGCAAGGTGGTCGTGTTCCGGCCGGTGTACGCGGTCGGCGGCCAGGATCTGGGCTACCTGCCCGGTTCCGAGAGCGAGAAGATGCAGCCGTGGGCGCAGGCGGTGTTCGACACCCTCGGCGGGCTGGTCAGCCAGGACGTCCTCGACGAAGTCTTCGATCGCGGCATGCTCGAGGTGCTCCCGCTGACCCATATCCGCGGCCGGTCGCTGCACGACACGTTCGTCATCGTCGACGAGGCGCAGTCCTTGGAGCGCAACGTGCTCCTGACCGTGCTCTCACGGCTCGGCACCGCTTCGCGGGTCGTGCTCACGCATGACGTCGCGCAGCGCGACAACCTGCGGGTCGGGCGGCACGACGGCGTTTCGGCGGTGATCGAGAAACTCAAGGGTCACCCGCTGTTCGCGCATATCACGCTGACCCGGTCCGAGCGCTCGCCGATCGCGGCGCTCGTCACCGAGATGCTGGAGGACCACGGATAA
- a CDS encoding GuaB1 family IMP dehydrogenase-related protein: MRFLDGHRPAHDLTYDDVFLLPNRSDVESRFDVDLSTVDGTGATIPIVVANMTAVAGRRMAETVARRGGLVVLPQDVDVAAVADIVSWVKSRHTVWDTPLVLTGGDAVADALNLVGKRAHGAVVVVDEDGKPVGVVDEAACAGVDRFARLADVAEPAVVTVPLDTPPREVFERLHDHGGRLALGIDENGRLAGVLTEIAALRAEIYTPAVDDGGNLRVAAAIGVNGDVAAKAEAVLAAGVDVLVVDTAHGHQEKMISALKAVRSVNPRVPVVAGNVVTAEGTRDLIHAGADVVKVGVGPGAMCTTRMMTGVGRPQFSAVAECAAAARELGKHVWADGGVRHPRDVALALAAGASAAMVGSWFAGTHESPGDLRYDEQGKPYKESFGMASKRAVGARTRTDNVFERAKKGLFEEGISASRMALDPARPGVEDLLDSIGSGVRSACTYAGARTLEEFHERALLGIQSAAGFAEGRPLPSGW, translated from the coding sequence GTGCGCTTTCTCGACGGGCATCGGCCCGCTCACGACCTGACCTACGACGACGTGTTCCTCCTGCCGAACCGGTCGGACGTGGAGTCCCGTTTCGACGTCGATCTGTCCACTGTGGACGGCACCGGCGCGACGATCCCGATCGTGGTGGCCAACATGACCGCCGTCGCGGGCCGCCGGATGGCCGAGACGGTCGCCCGGCGAGGTGGGCTCGTCGTCCTGCCACAGGATGTCGACGTGGCCGCGGTCGCCGACATCGTCAGCTGGGTCAAGAGCCGTCACACGGTGTGGGACACCCCGCTGGTGCTGACCGGCGGAGACGCGGTGGCCGACGCGCTGAACCTGGTCGGCAAACGCGCCCACGGCGCCGTCGTCGTGGTGGACGAGGACGGGAAGCCCGTCGGCGTCGTCGACGAAGCGGCTTGCGCCGGCGTAGACCGCTTCGCGCGTCTCGCCGACGTCGCGGAGCCCGCGGTCGTCACGGTCCCGCTGGACACGCCGCCGCGTGAGGTGTTCGAGCGCCTGCACGACCACGGAGGCCGTCTCGCGCTCGGCATCGACGAAAACGGCAGGCTCGCCGGCGTCCTGACCGAGATCGCGGCGCTGCGCGCGGAGATCTACACCCCGGCCGTCGACGACGGCGGCAACCTGCGCGTCGCCGCCGCGATCGGCGTGAACGGCGACGTCGCGGCGAAGGCCGAGGCCGTCCTCGCGGCGGGCGTCGACGTGCTGGTCGTCGACACCGCGCACGGCCACCAGGAGAAGATGATCTCGGCGCTGAAGGCCGTCCGGTCGGTGAATCCGCGAGTCCCGGTCGTCGCCGGGAACGTGGTCACCGCGGAGGGCACACGCGACCTGATCCACGCGGGCGCGGACGTCGTCAAGGTCGGCGTCGGCCCCGGCGCCATGTGCACGACCCGGATGATGACCGGCGTCGGGCGCCCGCAGTTCTCCGCCGTCGCCGAATGCGCCGCGGCGGCGCGCGAACTGGGCAAACACGTCTGGGCGGACGGCGGCGTACGGCACCCGCGCGACGTCGCGCTGGCGCTCGCCGCGGGCGCGTCGGCGGCGATGGTCGGCTCGTGGTTCGCGGGCACCCACGAATCCCCCGGCGACCTGCGCTACGACGAGCAGGGCAAGCCGTACAAGGAGTCGTTCGGCATGGCGTCGAAGCGCGCCGTCGGCGCCCGCACGCGCACGGACAACGTCTTCGAACGCGCCAAGAAGGGCCTGTTCGAAGAGGGCATCTCGGCGTCGCGGATGGCGCTGGACCCGGCTCGCCCCGGCGTCGAAGACCTGCTCGACTCCATCGGCTCCGGTGTCCGCTCCGCCTGCACGTACGCGGGTGCGCGCACGCTGGAGGAGTTCCACGAGCGCGCGCTGCTCGGGATCCAGTCCGCCGCCGGCTTCGCGGAAGGACGCCCCCTGCCGTCGGGCTGGTGA
- a CDS encoding pyridoxamine 5'-phosphate oxidase family protein, with translation MAKNAPPRRLDDAALSDFLAEHTFGALATVKRDGRPHLSTVVYTWDPETREIRISTTEDRLKVKQLRNNPTASLYVSSADHWKFAVVEGKAELSEVTRTPGDTAGLEYLAAQRQKPDDEAEFLETIAAERRLYITLKTDKLYGTALDIA, from the coding sequence ATGGCCAAGAACGCACCGCCCCGCCGCCTCGATGACGCGGCCCTCAGCGACTTCCTCGCCGAACACACCTTCGGCGCCCTCGCGACCGTCAAACGTGACGGCCGCCCGCATCTCTCCACCGTCGTCTACACGTGGGACCCCGAGACGCGCGAGATCCGGATCAGCACGACCGAGGACCGCCTCAAGGTCAAGCAGCTCCGCAACAACCCCACCGCCTCCCTCTACGTCTCCAGCGCCGACCACTGGAAATTCGCTGTCGTGGAGGGAAAAGCGGAACTGTCCGAAGTCACCCGGACACCCGGCGACACCGCCGGTCTCGAATACCTGGCGGCGCAACGGCAAAAGCCCGACGACGAGGCTGAGTTCCTCGAGACCATCGCGGCCGAACGAAGGCTCTACATCACCCTCAAAACCGACAAACTCTATGGAACGGCCCTCGACATCGCTTGA
- a CDS encoding potassium channel family protein gives MLPLIRQLRLLRLVTVLNVLNRNAGLSLRGRVVVYTVGATALIVFPDAVWWSITTIITVGYGGRYPVSGTGRLVAVGLMVAGIALLGVVTATLASWLIRRVTEADENAQAVTREVKASRAELAAQRAVVSPAASEPLGTARGWRRRPRGSARAGAGRRTTRSPRR, from the coding sequence GTGCTCCCGCTGATCCGGCAGCTGCGTCTGCTCCGGCTGGTCACGGTGCTCAACGTCCTCAACCGCAACGCCGGCCTGTCGTTGCGCGGCCGCGTCGTGGTCTACACGGTGGGCGCGACGGCGCTCATCGTGTTCCCGGACGCGGTGTGGTGGTCGATCACGACGATCATCACGGTCGGCTACGGCGGCCGCTATCCCGTCAGCGGCACCGGCCGGCTCGTCGCGGTCGGGCTGATGGTGGCCGGGATCGCCCTGCTCGGTGTGGTCACCGCGACGCTCGCGTCGTGGCTGATCCGCCGGGTGACCGAGGCCGACGAGAACGCGCAGGCCGTGACCCGTGAGGTCAAGGCGTCGCGGGCCGAGCTCGCCGCACAGCGTGCGGTGGTCAGTCCCGCAGCATCGGAGCCGCTAGGTACTGCTCGGGGATGGCGAAGGCGTCCACGAGGGTCCGCGCGTGCGGGCGCAGGTCGGCGCACAACGCGTTCACCGCGGCGGTGA
- a CDS encoding acyl-CoA dehydrogenase, whose protein sequence is MDTPGLPAKIDPDALTTVLDGRWAGLRRAVRAQMAAEYFKDPVDIDTEAHRAQVLEWLRLLARTDRPGLGFDPEYGGGGDVGGALTSFEMLGFGDLSLMVKAGVQWGLFGGAVQLLGTARHHERYLRKIKDLELLGCFAMTEHGHGSDVQHLRTTATYDPATREFVVHTPDRGAMKEYIGNAARDGELAVVFAQLITGGESRGVHAFLVPIRGGKARGVEIEDCGRKAGLNGVDNGRLTFTQVRVPREALLNRFGDVAEDGTYSSPIESDGRRFFTMLGTLIRGRVSVAGSAGSATKRALALAIRYGEQRRQFARPGGEEVVILDYRAHQRKLLPALATSYALHFAQEALVSKLNDLAEDAPEEEQRELESRAAGIKAVSTWHATATIQAAREACGGSGYLSENLLAGLKADTDVFTTFEGDNTVLLQLVAKGLLTSYKDHFEDLSPLATARFVAEQLVEAVIERTSARKVVERLTEADDGDVLYSREWHLKLFEDREEHVLGGVAQRLRKAGSDPFGVFNDAQDHVLRAGRAHVDRVVLEAFVDAIERCADAEARELLERVCDLYALANIEADRGWFLEHGRLTSGRSKAVTAAVNALCADLRPHARTLVDAFAIPEQYLAAPMLRD, encoded by the coding sequence GTGGACACACCAGGACTTCCCGCGAAGATCGACCCGGACGCGCTGACCACCGTCCTCGATGGACGGTGGGCCGGGCTCCGCCGCGCGGTGCGCGCGCAGATGGCGGCGGAGTACTTCAAAGACCCGGTCGACATCGACACCGAAGCCCATCGCGCCCAGGTGCTCGAATGGCTGCGGCTGCTCGCCCGCACCGACCGGCCGGGGCTCGGCTTCGACCCGGAGTACGGCGGGGGCGGCGACGTCGGTGGTGCGTTGACGTCGTTCGAGATGCTGGGATTCGGCGACCTCTCGCTGATGGTGAAGGCCGGTGTCCAATGGGGTCTGTTCGGCGGTGCGGTGCAGCTGCTCGGCACCGCACGCCACCACGAGCGCTACCTGCGGAAGATCAAGGACCTGGAGCTGCTGGGCTGCTTCGCGATGACCGAGCACGGTCACGGCTCGGACGTCCAGCACCTGCGCACCACCGCGACCTACGACCCGGCGACACGCGAGTTCGTCGTGCACACGCCGGACCGGGGCGCGATGAAGGAGTACATCGGCAACGCCGCCCGCGACGGCGAGCTCGCGGTGGTGTTCGCGCAGCTGATCACCGGTGGCGAGTCGCGCGGCGTGCACGCGTTCCTGGTGCCGATCCGCGGCGGGAAGGCGCGCGGCGTCGAGATCGAGGACTGCGGCCGCAAGGCGGGTCTCAACGGCGTCGACAACGGGCGGCTCACCTTCACCCAGGTGAGGGTTCCGCGCGAGGCACTGCTCAACCGGTTCGGTGACGTCGCCGAGGACGGCACGTACAGCAGTCCGATCGAAAGCGACGGCCGCCGGTTCTTCACGATGCTCGGAACCCTCATCCGCGGCCGGGTCAGTGTCGCGGGCAGCGCCGGCAGCGCGACGAAGCGCGCGCTCGCACTGGCCATCCGGTACGGCGAGCAGCGGCGGCAGTTCGCGCGGCCCGGCGGCGAGGAGGTCGTCATCCTCGACTACCGCGCCCACCAGCGGAAACTGCTGCCCGCGCTGGCGACGTCGTACGCACTGCACTTCGCGCAGGAAGCACTCGTCTCGAAGCTGAACGACCTCGCCGAGGACGCGCCGGAGGAAGAGCAGCGAGAGCTGGAATCACGCGCCGCCGGCATCAAGGCCGTCTCGACCTGGCACGCGACCGCGACCATCCAGGCCGCCCGTGAGGCATGCGGCGGCTCCGGCTATCTCTCGGAGAACCTGCTCGCCGGGCTGAAAGCGGACACGGACGTCTTCACCACCTTCGAGGGTGACAACACCGTGCTGCTGCAACTGGTCGCGAAAGGGTTGCTGACCAGCTACAAGGATCATTTCGAGGACCTCAGCCCGCTCGCGACCGCGCGGTTCGTGGCCGAGCAGCTCGTCGAGGCCGTGATCGAACGGACGTCCGCGAGGAAGGTGGTCGAGCGGCTCACCGAAGCGGATGACGGCGACGTCCTCTACTCGCGCGAATGGCACCTGAAGCTGTTCGAAGACCGCGAAGAGCACGTACTCGGCGGCGTCGCGCAGCGCCTGCGTAAGGCGGGTTCGGACCCCTTCGGTGTCTTCAATGACGCGCAGGATCACGTGCTGCGCGCCGGGCGCGCGCACGTCGACCGGGTGGTGCTCGAAGCGTTCGTCGACGCCATCGAGCGCTGCGCCGACGCGGAAGCCCGTGAGCTGCTGGAGCGGGTCTGCGACCTCTACGCGCTCGCGAACATCGAGGCCGATCGGGGCTGGTTCCTCGAACACGGGCGCCTGACCTCCGGGCGCTCGAAGGCCGTCACCGCCGCGGTGAACGCGTTGTGCGCCGACCTGCGCCCGCACGCGCGGACCCTCGTGGACGCCTTCGCCATCCCCGAGCAGTACCTAGCGGCTCCGATGCTGCGGGACTGA
- a CDS encoding roadblock/LC7 domain-containing protein, whose translation MDRETLVDELNDLRRQVSGVTGALIAGVDGLPIAADAEDRIDPGAVSALGAAQLGLSLTITSAVAQGAFRHAVVRSGGGYLAVYSIDSTSLMVVLGDEGLDITRLHRASLVTIERVRSILAAVIANAC comes from the coding sequence GTGGATCGTGAAACGCTGGTCGACGAGCTGAACGACTTGAGAAGGCAAGTGAGCGGGGTGACCGGAGCCCTGATCGCCGGCGTGGACGGCCTGCCCATCGCGGCCGACGCCGAGGACCGGATCGATCCCGGCGCGGTGTCCGCACTCGGCGCCGCTCAGCTGGGCCTCTCACTGACCATCACCTCCGCGGTCGCCCAAGGCGCGTTCCGGCACGCGGTGGTCCGTAGCGGCGGCGGTTACCTGGCCGTCTACTCCATCGACAGCACGTCGTTGATGGTCGTCCTCGGCGACGAGGGCCTCGACATCACCCGGTTGCACCGGGCTTCCCTGGTCACGATCGAGCGCGTCCGCTCGATTCTCGCGGCCGTCATCGCGAACGCCTGCTGA